Proteins encoded in a region of the Streptomyces sp. PCS3-D2 genome:
- a CDS encoding alanine racemase has translation MALTLYVDTARWRAHQKQVQDQFPGLVPVCKGNGYGFGHERLCEEATRMGADLLAVGTTYEAASIKDWFGGDLLVLTPFRRGEEPVPLPDRVIRSVSSLEGVRSLVGARVVIECMSSMRRHGISEQDLGQLHSAIEDVRLEGFALHLPLDRPDGSDAVEEVIGWMDRLRAARLPLHTMFVSHLRAEELARLQQQFPQTRFRARIGTRLWLGDHEATEYRGSVLDVTRVAKGDRFGYRQQKAASDGWLVVVAGGTSHGVGLEAPKALHGVMPRAKGVARAGLATVNRNLSPFVWAGKQRWFAEPPHMQVSILFVPADATEPKVGDELVAHLRHTTTQFDRMLDA, from the coding sequence ATGGCGCTCACGCTCTACGTCGACACCGCGCGCTGGCGTGCGCACCAGAAGCAGGTCCAGGACCAGTTCCCCGGGTTGGTCCCGGTCTGCAAGGGCAACGGCTACGGCTTCGGCCACGAGCGGCTGTGCGAAGAGGCGACCCGGATGGGTGCCGACCTCCTCGCGGTCGGCACCACGTACGAGGCGGCCAGCATCAAGGACTGGTTCGGCGGCGACCTACTCGTCCTCACCCCGTTCCGCCGGGGCGAGGAGCCGGTGCCACTGCCGGACCGCGTCATCCGCTCGGTGTCCTCATTGGAAGGCGTCCGCAGCCTGGTTGGCGCCCGTGTGGTCATCGAGTGCATGAGCTCGATGCGCCGCCACGGAATCTCCGAACAGGACCTCGGCCAGCTGCACAGCGCCATCGAGGACGTGCGCCTCGAGGGCTTCGCCCTGCACCTGCCGCTGGACCGCCCGGACGGCTCGGACGCCGTGGAGGAGGTCATCGGCTGGATGGACCGGCTGCGCGCGGCCCGACTGCCGCTGCACACCATGTTCGTGAGCCACCTGCGGGCCGAGGAGCTGGCACGGCTCCAGCAGCAGTTCCCGCAGACCCGCTTCCGGGCCCGGATCGGCACCCGGCTGTGGCTGGGCGACCACGAGGCCACCGAGTACCGCGGCTCGGTGCTCGACGTCACGCGCGTGGCCAAGGGGGACCGGTTCGGCTACCGCCAGCAGAAGGCGGCCTCCGACGGCTGGCTGGTCGTGGTGGCCGGCGGTACCTCGCACGGTGTGGGCCTGGAAGCCCCGAAGGCGCTGCACGGTGTGATGCCGCGCGCCAAGGGCGTCGCCCGGGCGGGCCTTGCCACGGTCAACCGGAACCTTTCGCCGTTCGTGTGGGCGGGCAAGCAGCGCTGGTTCGCCGAGCCGCCGCACATGCAGGTGTCGATCCTGTTCGTGCCCGCCGACGCGACCGAGCCGAAGGTCGGGGACGAGCTGGTGGCGCACCTGCGCCACACCACCACGCAGTTCGACCGGATGCTCGACGCCTGA
- a CDS encoding peptidoglycan bridge formation glycyltransferase FemA/FemB family protein, giving the protein MSLSLRTISREQHLGYLQSLPSASHCQVPAWADVKNEWRSENLGWFNESEELVGAALVLYRQLPKVKRYLAYLPEGPVINWYAPNLEEWLQPMLAHLKQQGAFTVKMGPPVVIRRWNAAAIKAGIQDPNVKRLRDVEASVIEPRAFEVSDKLRRMGWQQAEDGGAGFGDVQPRYVFQVPLANRSLDDVLKGFNQLWRRNIKKAEKAGVEVVQGGYEDLPTWQHLYEITAERDKFRPRPLSYFQRQWTALNSEDPNRMRLYIATHEGEPLAAATMLTVGQHVWYSYGASANHKREVRPSNAMQWRMLRDAYALGASVYDLRGISDTLDENDHLFGLIQFKVGTGGEAVEYVGEWDFPLNKVLHKALDIYMSRR; this is encoded by the coding sequence ATGAGCCTGTCCCTGAGGACCATCAGCCGAGAGCAGCATCTGGGTTACCTCCAGAGCCTGCCCTCGGCGAGCCACTGCCAGGTCCCGGCGTGGGCCGACGTGAAGAACGAGTGGCGTTCCGAGAACCTCGGTTGGTTCAACGAGTCCGAGGAACTCGTCGGAGCGGCACTCGTGCTGTACCGCCAGCTGCCCAAGGTGAAGCGCTACCTCGCATACCTCCCCGAGGGGCCGGTCATCAACTGGTACGCCCCGAACCTGGAGGAGTGGCTCCAGCCGATGCTGGCCCACCTCAAGCAGCAGGGCGCCTTCACCGTGAAGATGGGCCCGCCCGTCGTCATCCGGCGCTGGAACGCGGCCGCCATCAAGGCGGGCATCCAGGACCCGAACGTGAAGCGACTGCGCGATGTGGAGGCCTCGGTCATCGAGCCGCGCGCCTTCGAGGTGTCCGACAAGCTGCGCCGCATGGGCTGGCAGCAGGCCGAGGACGGCGGCGCCGGCTTCGGCGACGTCCAGCCGCGCTACGTCTTCCAGGTGCCGCTGGCCAACCGCTCGCTGGACGACGTCCTCAAGGGCTTCAACCAGCTGTGGCGCCGCAACATCAAGAAGGCGGAGAAGGCCGGCGTCGAGGTCGTCCAGGGCGGCTACGAGGACCTGCCGACCTGGCAGCACCTGTACGAGATCACGGCCGAGCGCGACAAGTTCCGCCCGCGCCCCCTCAGCTACTTCCAGCGTCAGTGGACGGCCCTCAACTCCGAGGACCCCAACCGGATGCGCCTGTACATCGCCACGCACGAGGGCGAGCCGCTGGCCGCGGCCACGATGCTCACCGTCGGCCAGCACGTCTGGTACTCCTACGGCGCGTCCGCCAACCACAAGCGTGAGGTCCGGCCCTCGAACGCGATGCAGTGGCGGATGCTGCGCGACGCGTACGCACTCGGTGCGAGCGTCTACGACCTGCGCGGAATCTCTGACACGCTGGACGAGAACGACCACCTGTTCGGTTTGATCCAGTTCAAGGTCGGTACCGGCGGCGAAGCCGTGGAGTACGTCGGCGAGTGGGACTTCCCGCTGAACAAGGTGCTGCACAAGGCGCTCGACATCTACATGTCGCGTCGCTGA
- the rplI gene encoding 50S ribosomal protein L9, whose translation MKIILTHEVSGLGAAGDVVDVKDGYARNYLVPRGFAIRWTKGGEKDVAQIRRARKIHEIATIEQANEVKAKLEGVKVRLATRAGDAGRLFGSVTPADIATAIEASGGPKVDKRRVELGSPIKTLGSYQVSVRLHADVAANVGIEVVAA comes from the coding sequence ATGAAGATCATCCTGACCCACGAGGTCTCTGGCCTCGGTGCCGCCGGCGATGTCGTCGACGTCAAGGACGGTTACGCTCGCAACTACCTGGTCCCGCGTGGTTTCGCGATCCGCTGGACCAAGGGTGGCGAGAAGGACGTGGCGCAGATCCGCCGCGCCCGCAAGATCCACGAGATCGCGACCATCGAGCAGGCCAACGAGGTCAAGGCCAAGCTCGAGGGTGTGAAGGTCCGTCTGGCCACCCGCGCGGGTGACGCCGGTCGTCTCTTCGGCTCCGTGACCCCGGCCGACATCGCCACGGCGATCGAGGCTTCCGGTGGTCCGAAGGTCGACAAGCGCCGCGTTGAGCTGGGCTCCCCGATCAAGACCCTCGGTTCGTACCAGGTCTCCGTGCGTCTGCACGCCGACGTGGCCGCGAACGTGGGCATCGAGGTCGTCGCCGCCTAA
- the rpsR gene encoding 30S ribosomal protein S18, with amino-acid sequence MAKPPVRKPKKKVCAFCKDKTAYVDYKDTNMLRKFISDRGKIRARRVTGNCTQHQRDVATAVKNSREMALLPYTSTAR; translated from the coding sequence ATGGCGAAGCCGCCTGTGCGCAAGCCTAAGAAGAAGGTCTGCGCGTTCTGCAAGGACAAGACCGCGTACGTGGACTACAAGGACACGAACATGCTGCGGAAGTTCATTTCCGACCGCGGCAAGATCCGTGCCCGCCGCGTTACCGGCAACTGCACGCAGCACCAGCGTGACGTCGCCACGGCCGTCAAGAACAGCCGTGAGATGGCGCTGCTGCCCTACACGTCCACCGCGCGATAA
- a CDS encoding glycosyltransferase family 87 protein, whose translation MTQVHEDRPVLPTQQDEVAAAGSELIGGPLGRHARLGGHWLGPVRVVALVAIGMFALGMVQKLPCYEWAWFRGASSQYTHACYSDIPHLYAVRGFADNLTPYFDRLPGDMEYLEYPVLTGLFMEIASWLTPGSGSMQHREQMYWMANAGMLMACAAVIAVCVARTHRRRPWDALLFALAPAFALTATINWDLLAIALTAAGMLMWSRGRTVLFGALIGLATAAKLYPVLLLGVLFVLCWRAGKWRSFGEATAAAAGAWLVVNVPVMLFAWEGWTKFYTFSQERPIDFGSVWLLISQRSGNPLHDANTYATGLTLLLCGAIGLLTLTAPRRPRFAQLAFLVVAAFILCNKVYSPQYVLWLIPLAALARPRWRDFLIWQAGEVVYFLGIWFYLAYINSGDKHQGLPVEGYQLAIAAHLLATLYLCAVVVRDILLPEHDVVRRDGSDDPSGGVLDGAPDVFVLSDAARAPRYAAPSEGQRVDWGTGPRD comes from the coding sequence ATGACCCAGGTGCACGAGGACCGCCCCGTACTGCCCACGCAGCAGGACGAGGTCGCCGCAGCCGGCAGTGAGCTGATCGGCGGCCCGCTCGGCCGCCACGCCCGCCTCGGCGGCCACTGGCTCGGACCGGTGCGCGTCGTGGCCCTCGTCGCCATCGGCATGTTCGCGCTCGGCATGGTGCAGAAGCTGCCCTGCTACGAGTGGGCCTGGTTCCGCGGGGCGTCCTCGCAGTACACCCACGCCTGCTATTCCGACATCCCGCATCTGTACGCGGTCCGCGGCTTCGCCGACAATCTGACTCCGTACTTCGACCGGCTCCCCGGCGACATGGAGTACCTGGAGTACCCGGTCCTCACGGGGCTCTTCATGGAGATCGCCTCCTGGCTGACTCCCGGCAGCGGTTCCATGCAGCACCGCGAGCAGATGTACTGGATGGCCAACGCGGGCATGCTGATGGCCTGTGCGGCGGTCATCGCCGTCTGCGTCGCCCGTACCCACCGCCGCCGGCCTTGGGACGCCCTGCTCTTCGCCCTCGCGCCCGCTTTCGCCCTGACGGCGACGATCAACTGGGACCTGCTGGCCATCGCCCTGACCGCGGCCGGGATGCTCATGTGGTCCCGCGGCCGGACGGTCCTCTTCGGAGCCCTCATCGGCCTGGCCACCGCCGCCAAGCTGTACCCCGTCCTGCTGCTCGGCGTCCTGTTCGTGCTCTGCTGGCGGGCCGGCAAGTGGCGTTCATTCGGCGAGGCCACTGCCGCGGCGGCCGGAGCCTGGCTCGTGGTGAACGTTCCCGTCATGCTCTTCGCCTGGGAGGGCTGGACGAAGTTCTACACCTTCAGCCAGGAGCGGCCCATCGACTTCGGCTCCGTCTGGCTGCTGATCTCCCAGCGCTCGGGCAACCCCTTGCACGACGCCAACACGTATGCCACCGGGCTGACGCTCCTGCTGTGCGGGGCCATCGGCCTGCTCACGCTGACCGCCCCCCGCCGCCCCCGCTTCGCCCAGCTGGCCTTCCTCGTCGTCGCCGCGTTCATCCTCTGCAACAAGGTCTACTCGCCGCAGTACGTGCTGTGGCTCATCCCGCTCGCCGCGCTGGCCCGGCCGCGCTGGCGGGACTTCCTGATCTGGCAGGCCGGCGAGGTCGTCTACTTCCTCGGGATCTGGTTCTACCTCGCCTACATCAACAGCGGGGACAAGCACCAGGGCCTGCCCGTGGAGGGCTACCAGCTGGCGATCGCCGCCCACCTGCTGGCCACGCTGTACCTGTGCGCCGTCGTCGTCCGCGACATCCTGCTCCCTGAGCACGACGTCGTACGCCGGGACGGCTCGGACGACCCCTCCGGGGGCGTCCTGGACGGGGCGCCGGACGTGTTCGTGCTGTCGGACGCAGCGAGGGCGCCGCGCTACGCGGCGCCCTCGGAGGGACAGCGGGTCGACTGGGGCACCGGCCCCCGGGACTGA
- a CDS encoding MATE family efflux transporter has translation MTQALAAPTAGPRRHDREILALAVPAFGALVAEPLFVMADSAIVGHLGTSQLAGLGIAAALLTTAVSVFVFLAYATTAAVSRRVGAGDLSAAIRQGMDGIWLALLLGITVIAVMLPAAPSLISLLGASDGVAPHAITYLRISALGIPAMLVVLAATGVIRGLQDTRTPLYVAVGGFALNAGLNAALVYGAGLGIAGSAWGTVLAQCGMAAAYLFVVVRGARRHGASLRPDASGIRACARAGTPLLVRTLSLRAILMIATAVAARLGDADVAAHQILLSLWSLLAFALDAIAIAGQAIIGRYLGSGDTDGAKAVCRRMVQWGIATGIVLGLLVVLARPVFIPLFTSDPAVEQALLPALVVVALSQPVSGIVFVLDGVLMGAGDGGYLARAMMVTLAVFAPVALLVPVLGGSLTALWWAMTLMMLVRMVTLQLRARSGRWAIAGATR, from the coding sequence ATGACACAGGCCCTCGCAGCACCCACGGCGGGGCCGAGACGGCACGACCGCGAGATCCTCGCACTGGCCGTTCCCGCCTTCGGCGCCCTCGTGGCCGAGCCCCTCTTCGTGATGGCCGACAGCGCCATCGTGGGGCACCTCGGCACATCCCAGCTGGCCGGCCTCGGCATCGCCGCCGCATTGCTCACCACAGCCGTGAGCGTATTCGTCTTCCTCGCCTACGCGACCACCGCGGCCGTCTCCCGCCGCGTCGGTGCCGGAGATCTGTCGGCGGCCATCCGGCAGGGCATGGACGGCATCTGGCTGGCCCTTCTGCTCGGCATCACCGTCATCGCCGTGATGCTGCCGGCCGCACCCTCGCTGATCTCCCTCCTCGGAGCCTCGGACGGAGTCGCCCCGCACGCAATCACGTATCTGCGGATCTCCGCGCTCGGAATCCCGGCCATGCTCGTGGTGCTGGCCGCCACCGGGGTCATCCGAGGCCTCCAGGACACCCGCACACCGCTCTACGTCGCCGTTGGGGGCTTCGCCCTCAACGCGGGCCTGAACGCCGCACTGGTCTACGGCGCGGGGCTCGGTATCGCCGGCTCCGCCTGGGGCACCGTCCTGGCCCAGTGCGGCATGGCGGCTGCCTATCTTTTCGTGGTCGTCCGCGGGGCCCGCCGACACGGTGCATCCCTGCGGCCCGACGCCTCCGGCATCCGTGCCTGTGCGCGGGCCGGGACCCCGCTCCTGGTGCGCACCCTGTCCCTGCGCGCCATCCTCATGATCGCGACCGCCGTGGCCGCTCGGCTCGGCGACGCCGACGTCGCGGCGCACCAGATCCTGCTCTCCCTGTGGAGCCTGCTCGCTTTCGCCCTGGACGCCATTGCGATCGCCGGACAGGCGATCATCGGCCGCTACCTGGGCTCGGGTGACACGGACGGCGCGAAGGCCGTCTGCCGCCGGATGGTCCAGTGGGGTATCGCCACGGGCATCGTGCTCGGCCTGCTGGTGGTCCTGGCCCGGCCCGTGTTCATCCCGCTGTTCACCAGCGACCCGGCCGTGGAGCAGGCCCTACTGCCCGCCCTGGTGGTCGTAGCCCTCTCCCAGCCCGTGTCCGGCATCGTCTTCGTGCTGGACGGGGTCCTGATGGGCGCGGGCGACGGAGGTTACCTGGCCCGGGCCATGATGGTGACGCTGGCCGTGTTCGCCCCGGTCGCGCTGCTGGTCCCGGTCCTGGGGGGCAGCCTGACGGCACTGTGGTGGGCCATGACCCTGATGATGCTGGTCCGGATGGTCACCCTTCAGCTGCGTGCCCGCTCTGGACGATGGGCGATCGCGGGTGCCACCCGGTAG
- a CDS encoding transglycosylase domain-containing protein yields the protein MSEHRRKPPQPQGGGRASARRAAQQHPGRGAGRDVPTASHSGPYAQQPARGSRADARRAAQRGSSGRGRGGAGSARGAGRQDRRLINYPRSDRDGWKRFVPSWKLVSGTALGFFAVIIAGAGIGIAMVSTPDPNKAAEAQNNVFYWADGSQMVATGGSMNRQIVPISSIPRSMRDAVIAAENESFESDKGVDPMGIARAVWNMGTGGSTQGGSTITQQYVKNTYLDSEQTLKRKVTELFIAIRLGVSEEKDTVLAGYLNTAYYGRDAYGIQAAARAYFGKDSQDLNPSECAFLAAMLKGPNLYNPDGGIGAAATPALNEDRARKRWAWVLDREVEVGRMDPAERAKYTQFPERVESEQARGMTGQIGYLVDTAKAYVMKTKGITVEQMALGGYRIKTTFEKPKVDAMAKAVEDIRAGLIDEKKRPDTDTFVQFGAASVDVKTGALVALYGGPGWDQKYFANNANTSGVPVGSTWKPYVLAAAMEYGTQNSNGKGISADSKYQANDLTVINNREGKPLRDASGKPFKQKNESPTPFGYVTLNEAMEKSINVPFAQLVFDVGHDKVKTVAKSTGILEESINPNNDASFALGTSTPSAIRMADSYATFAASGTHREPYSVIAVEKNGEKLSGFEAPKDQRAMDHAVADNITKVLQNVVENGTGKKAKKLGRPAAGKTGTTDENKSAWFVGYTPELSTSVVLFRTDPNSAEKNLISMKGVGDIPSLHGGDIPAEIWTEYMGEALKGAPVKRFPEAEDIGVTADSAGAPSPTPEAPVTPSSSPSSVPPSTPPPSPTPSKGGGRPCKPWELYCDPDTTRGGTNDGTTTGSSTGIIGGPSGSPSPSPSTRPGRPGGLTGSTTGTATE from the coding sequence ATGAGCGAGCACCGCCGCAAACCGCCGCAACCGCAGGGCGGGGGGCGGGCTTCTGCCCGCCGCGCCGCCCAGCAGCACCCCGGCAGGGGTGCCGGACGTGACGTCCCCACCGCGTCACACAGCGGTCCGTACGCACAGCAGCCCGCCCGGGGCAGTCGCGCCGACGCCCGCCGAGCCGCGCAGAGAGGGTCTTCGGGCCGTGGCAGAGGCGGAGCAGGCAGCGCGCGCGGCGCCGGCCGCCAGGACAGGCGGCTGATCAACTACCCGCGGTCCGACCGGGACGGATGGAAGCGCTTCGTCCCTTCCTGGAAGCTGGTGTCCGGAACCGCCCTGGGCTTCTTCGCGGTGATCATCGCCGGAGCCGGCATCGGCATCGCCATGGTGAGCACGCCGGACCCGAACAAGGCGGCCGAAGCGCAGAACAACGTCTTCTACTGGGCCGACGGCAGCCAGATGGTGGCCACAGGCGGTTCGATGAACCGGCAGATCGTCCCCATCTCGAGCATCCCCCGGTCGATGAGGGACGCCGTGATCGCGGCGGAGAACGAGTCCTTCGAGTCCGACAAGGGCGTGGACCCGATGGGTATCGCCCGCGCCGTGTGGAACATGGGCACGGGCGGCTCCACCCAGGGCGGCTCGACGATCACCCAGCAGTACGTGAAGAACACCTACCTGGACTCCGAGCAGACGCTCAAGCGGAAGGTCACCGAGCTCTTCATCGCGATCAGGCTGGGTGTCTCCGAAGAGAAGGACACGGTCCTCGCGGGATACCTCAACACCGCCTACTACGGCCGTGACGCCTACGGCATCCAGGCTGCGGCCCGCGCCTACTTCGGCAAGGACAGCCAGGACCTGAACCCCTCCGAGTGCGCCTTCCTGGCCGCCATGCTCAAGGGCCCCAACCTCTACAACCCGGACGGCGGCATCGGTGCCGCGGCCACTCCCGCCCTCAACGAGGACCGCGCCAGGAAGCGCTGGGCCTGGGTGCTGGACCGCGAGGTCGAGGTGGGCCGCATGGACCCGGCCGAGCGGGCTAAGTACACGCAGTTCCCCGAGCGCGTCGAGTCGGAGCAGGCCCGCGGCATGACCGGCCAGATCGGCTACCTGGTCGACACGGCCAAGGCGTACGTGATGAAGACCAAGGGCATCACCGTCGAGCAGATGGCCCTCGGCGGCTACCGGATCAAGACCACCTTCGAGAAGCCCAAGGTGGACGCCATGGCCAAGGCGGTGGAGGACATCCGCGCCGGGCTGATCGACGAGAAGAAGCGCCCCGACACCGACACCTTCGTACAGTTCGGCGCGGCCTCCGTGGACGTGAAGACCGGCGCGCTCGTGGCCCTGTACGGCGGCCCGGGCTGGGACCAGAAGTACTTCGCCAACAACGCCAACACCAGCGGTGTCCCGGTCGGCTCGACCTGGAAGCCGTACGTGCTGGCGGCGGCCATGGAGTACGGCACCCAGAACTCCAACGGCAAGGGCATCTCGGCCGACAGCAAGTACCAGGCGAACGACCTCACCGTCATCAACAACCGTGAGGGCAAGCCGCTGCGCGACGCCTCGGGCAAGCCCTTCAAGCAGAAGAACGAGAGCCCGACCCCCTTCGGGTACGTGACCCTCAACGAGGCGATGGAGAAGTCCATCAACGTTCCGTTCGCCCAGCTCGTCTTCGACGTCGGCCACGACAAGGTCAAGACCGTGGCGAAGTCCACGGGCATCCTGGAGGAGTCGATCAACCCCAACAACGACGCCTCCTTCGCCCTGGGCACCTCCACCCCCAGCGCCATCCGCATGGCCGACTCCTATGCGACCTTCGCCGCCTCCGGCACGCACCGCGAGCCGTATTCCGTGATCGCGGTCGAGAAGAACGGCGAGAAGCTGTCCGGCTTCGAGGCCCCCAAGGACCAGCGGGCCATGGACCACGCGGTCGCGGACAACATCACCAAGGTGCTGCAGAACGTCGTCGAGAACGGCACCGGCAAGAAGGCCAAGAAGCTGGGCAGGCCCGCGGCGGGCAAGACCGGTACCACGGACGAGAACAAGTCGGCCTGGTTCGTCGGGTACACCCCGGAGCTCTCCACCTCCGTGGTCCTCTTCCGCACCGACCCCAACTCGGCGGAGAAGAACCTGATCTCCATGAAGGGCGTGGGCGACATCCCCTCCCTCCACGGTGGCGACATCCCGGCCGAGATCTGGACCGAGTACATGGGGGAGGCCCTCAAGGGCGCCCCGGTCAAGCGGTTCCCGGAGGCCGAGGACATCGGCGTCACGGCCGATTCGGCCGGCGCCCCCTCCCCCACCCCTGAGGCACCCGTGACGCCGTCCTCCTCCCCGTCCTCGGTCCCGCCGAGCACTCCGCCGCCCTCCCCGACGCCTTCCAAGGGCGGTGGCCGGCCGTGCAAGCCGTGGGAGCTGTACTGCGACCCGGACACCACGCGCGGCGGCACCAACGACGGCACCACCACCGGAAGCAGTACGGGCATCATCGGCGGGCCCAGCGGATCACCGTCCCCCTCGCCCAGTACCAGACCGGGACGCCCGGGCGGCCTCACCGGATCGACCACCGGTACCGCCACGGAGTGA
- the dnaB gene encoding replicative DNA helicase translates to MDDPWADSGPSDRLPARPRRNSEGRGRGDEQHDRGREGGSWDGGGGGFERVPPQDLDAEQSVLGGMLLSKDAIADVVEVLKGHDFYRPSHETIYQAILDLYAKGEPADPITVGAELTRRGEISKVGGASYLHTLVQSVPTAANAEYYAEIVHERAVLRRLVAAGTKITQMGYAADGDVDEIVNSAQAEIYAVTEQRTSEDYLPLGDIMEGALDEIEAIGSRSGQMSGVPTGFTDLDSLTNGLHPGQMIVIAARPAMGKSTLALDFARACSIKSNLPSVIFSLEMGRNEIAMRLLSAEARVALHHMRSGTMTDDDWTRLARRMPDVSAAPLYIDDSPNLSMMEIRAKCRRLKQRNDLSLVVIDYLQLMQSGGSRRPESRQQEVSDMSRNLKLLAKELEVPVIALSQLNRGPEQRTDKKPMVSDLRESGSIEQDADMVILLHREDAYEKESPRAGEADLIVAKHRNGPTATITVAFQGHYSRFVDMANT, encoded by the coding sequence ATGGACGACCCCTGGGCCGACAGCGGTCCGAGTGACCGTCTGCCCGCCCGCCCGCGCCGCAACAGCGAGGGCCGGGGCCGCGGCGACGAGCAGCACGACAGGGGCCGCGAAGGCGGCTCCTGGGACGGTGGCGGCGGTGGCTTCGAGCGTGTCCCTCCGCAGGACCTCGACGCCGAGCAGTCGGTGCTCGGCGGCATGCTCCTCTCCAAGGACGCCATCGCCGATGTCGTCGAGGTCCTCAAGGGCCACGACTTCTACCGGCCCTCGCACGAGACGATCTACCAGGCCATCCTCGACCTGTACGCCAAGGGAGAGCCGGCCGACCCGATCACTGTGGGCGCCGAGCTCACCCGGCGGGGCGAGATCAGCAAGGTGGGCGGGGCCTCCTACCTGCACACGCTGGTCCAGTCCGTGCCGACGGCGGCGAACGCCGAGTACTACGCGGAAATCGTCCACGAGCGGGCCGTCCTGCGCCGCCTCGTTGCCGCCGGGACGAAGATCACGCAGATGGGCTACGCGGCCGACGGTGACGTCGATGAGATTGTCAACAGTGCCCAGGCCGAGATCTACGCAGTCACCGAGCAGCGGACCTCCGAGGACTACCTGCCGCTCGGCGACATCATGGAGGGCGCGCTCGACGAGATCGAGGCCATCGGCTCGCGCAGCGGCCAGATGTCGGGGGTGCCCACCGGTTTCACCGACCTGGACTCCCTGACCAACGGCCTGCACCCCGGCCAGATGATCGTCATCGCCGCACGTCCGGCCATGGGCAAGTCCACCCTCGCGCTGGACTTCGCCCGGGCCTGCTCCATCAAGAGCAACCTGCCCAGCGTAATCTTCTCGCTCGAAATGGGGCGCAACGAGATCGCCATGCGCCTCCTGTCGGCGGAGGCCAGAGTCGCGCTGCACCACATGCGTTCGGGCACGATGACGGACGATGACTGGACCCGGCTGGCCCGCCGGATGCCGGACGTCTCGGCCGCCCCCCTGTACATCGACGACTCCCCCAACCTGTCGATGATGGAGATCCGGGCCAAGTGCCGTCGGCTCAAGCAGCGCAACGATCTCTCACTCGTGGTCATCGACTACCTCCAGCTGATGCAGTCGGGCGGCTCGCGCCGTCCCGAGAGCCGTCAGCAGGAGGTCTCGGACATGTCCCGAAACCTGAAGCTGCTGGCGAAGGAGCTTGAGGTCCCGGTGATCGCGCTCTCCCAGCTGAACCGTGGTCCGGAGCAGCGGACCGACAAGAAGCCGATGGTCTCCGACCTGCGTGAGTCGGGTTCCATCGAGCAGGACGCCGACATGGTGATCCTGCTGCACCGCGAAGACGCCTACGAGAAGGAGTCCCCTCGCGCCGGTGAGGCCGACCTGATCGTGGCCAAGCACCGTAACGGCCCCACCGCGACGATCACGGTGGCCTTCCAGGGCCACTATTCGCGCTTCGTGGACATGGCCAACACGTAG
- a CDS encoding single-stranded DNA-binding protein, with translation MAGETVITVVGNLVDDPELRFTPSGAAVAKFRVASTPRTFDRQTNEWKDGESLFLTCSVWRQAAENVAESLQRGMRVIVQGRLKQRSYEDREGVKRTVYELDVEEVGPSLKNATAKVAKTTGRGGQGGYGGGGQQQGGGGWGGAPSGGQQGGGAPSDDPWASSAPAGGQQQGGGGGGWGGSSGGSGGGYSDEPPF, from the coding sequence ATGGCAGGCGAGACCGTCATCACGGTCGTCGGCAATCTCGTCGACGACCCCGAGCTGCGCTTCACCCCCTCGGGTGCGGCGGTCGCGAAGTTCCGTGTCGCGTCCACCCCCCGCACCTTCGACCGTCAGACCAATGAGTGGAAGGACGGCGAGAGCCTGTTCCTGACCTGCTCGGTGTGGCGGCAGGCGGCGGAGAACGTCGCCGAGTCCCTTCAGCGAGGCATGCGCGTCATCGTGCAGGGTCGGCTGAAGCAGCGGTCGTACGAGGACCGTGAGGGTGTCAAGCGCACGGTCTACGAGCTGGACGTCGAGGAAGTCGGCCCCAGCCTGAAGAACGCCACGGCCAAGGTCGCCAAGACCACCGGTCGCGGTGGCCAGGGTGGATACGGCGGCGGCGGTCAGCAGCAGGGTGGCGGCGGCTGGGGCGGAGCCCCCAGCGGCGGCCAGCAGGGCGGCGGAGCTCCCTCCGACGACCCGTGGGCCTCCAGCGCGCCGGCCGGTGGCCAGCAGCAGGGCGGCGGCGGGGGCGGCTGGGGCGGAAGCTCCGGCGGCTCCGGCGGTGGCTACTCGGACGAGCCGCCCTTCTAG
- the rpsF gene encoding 30S ribosomal protein S6, which translates to MRHYEVMVILDPDLEERAVSPLIENFLSVVREGNGKVEKVDTWGRRRLAYEIKKKPEGIYSVIDLQAEPAVVKELDRQMNLNESVLRTKVLRPETH; encoded by the coding sequence ATGCGTCACTACGAAGTGATGGTCATCCTCGACCCCGATCTCGAGGAGCGCGCTGTCTCCCCGCTGATCGAGAACTTCCTCTCCGTCGTCCGTGAGGGCAACGGAAAGGTCGAGAAGGTCGACACCTGGGGCCGTCGTCGTCTCGCTTACGAGATCAAGAAGAAGCCCGAGGGCATCTACTCGGTCATCGACCTCCAGGCCGAGCCTGCGGTCGTCAAGGAGCTTGACCGACAGATGAACCTGAACGAGTCGGTTCTCCGGACCAAGGTCCTTCGCCCCGAGACCCACTGA